The genomic DNA GGACAGCGCAGTTCGCACAGCCGGCAGCAGATGCAGTCTTCGGGGCGGGCGGCCACCACCTTGTCGCTGTCGTCCAACTCCAACACGTTCTTGGGGCAGAACTGTACGCAGATGCCGCACCCCTTGCACCACGCGCGGTTGATCAGATGCCGCTTGAGCTTGGGTTTAGCCATGAACACATCCTTTTATTCTGACGGGCTTTGATCTTCGGCAGGTCC from Desulfobacteraceae bacterium includes the following:
- a CDS encoding 4Fe-4S binding protein, with protein sequence MAKPKLKRHLINRAWCKGCGICVQFCPKNVLELDDSDKVVAARPEDCICCRLCELRCPDFAIEIETEET